CGGTGGTCGTCCTCGGGGTGACGTTCGTGCTCAGCGTCAACCGCAGCGTGAACCCCCGCGTGCAGATCAGCGGCATCCCCTATGTGCTGCCGCTGATCCTGGTGCTGCTCATCGGCATGACGGTGCTACTGCGGCGCACGGCATACGGCAGGCACATCTACGCCGTCGGCGGCAACGCCGAGGCCGCACGCCGCGCGGGTATCTCGGTGGACCGCATCCGGGTGACGGCGTTCATCGCGTGTTCGTCGCTCGCGGCGCTGAGCGGCATCATCGCGGCGTCGTACGCGGGCAAGGTGTCGGCATCCTCGGGGGCGGGCAACACCCTGCTGTACGCGGTGGGTGCGGCCGTGATCGGTGGCACCAGCCTGTTCGGCGGCAAGGGCCGGGCATTGGACGCGGTGATCGGTGGCGTGGTGGTCGCGACCATCGCCAACGGTCTCGGCCTGCTCAACCAGTCGTCGTACATCAACTTCCTGGTGACCGGCGGCGTGCTGCTGCTGGCGGCGAGCGTGGACGCGATCTCGCGCCGCAGGCGTTCGACCTCCGGCCTCTAGCCGAGCCAGGGCCCGATGCGCCGCAGCGCCTCCTCGATGTCGTGCGTCGGGCCCGCGAACGAGAACCGGACATGGGAAGTGCCACGCACCGTGTCGAAGTCGACACCCGGTGCGATGGCAACTCCCGTGTCGTTCAACAACTTCTCGCAGAACTGCAGCGAGTCGGCGGTGTACTTGCTGACGTCGGCATACACGTAGAACGCGCCGTCGGCGGGTGCCAGCCGGTCGACGCCGAGGCCCCGCAGGCCGTTGAGGAGCAGCTGCCGGTTCTCGGCGTAGTGCGCCAGCAGCCCCTCGGTCTCGGCCAGTGATTCCGGGGTGAACGCGGCGAGCGCGGCGTACTGCGCCAGCGCAGGCGGGCAGATGGTGAAGTTGCCGGTCAGGCAGTCGACCGCGCGACGCAGCCTCTCCGGCACCAACAGCCAGCCCAGCCGCCAGCCCGTCATCGCGAAGTACTTCGAGAAACTGTTGACCACCACGGCATCTCGTGACGTCTCCCATGCGCATGTGGTCTCCGGCGCGCCCTCATAGACCAGGCCGTGGTAGATCTCGTCGCTGACCAGCCGCACACCCGACGCGTCGCACCACCGCGCGATGGCCGCGAGTTCCTCGGGGGCGATCACGGTGCCGGTGGGGTTGGCCGGGCTCGCGACGATCACACCCTGCACCGGGGGATCGAGCGCGTCGAGCATCGCGACGGTCGGCTGGTACCGGGTCTCGGGTCCGCACTCGATCTCCACGACCTCGCAGCCGAGCGCGGACAGGATGTTGCGGTAGCAGGGGTAGCCGGGGCTGGCGATCGCCACGCGGTCACCCGCGTCGAAGCAGGCCAGAAACGTCAGCAGGAACCCGCCCGAGGATCCCGTGGTCAGCACGACGTCGTCGACGCCGACGTCGATGTGGTGCCGCGCGCGGTAGGTCTGGGCGATCTGCTCGCGCAATTCGGGGATGCCCAGCGCGACGGTGTAGCCCAGCTGGTTGCGGCCGAGTGCGGCCGCGGCCGCGTCGCGCACCGGGGCGGGCGCCCCGGCACTCGGTTGGCCCGCGGACAGATTCACCAGATCACCATGGGTGCGCTGGCGTTCGGCCGCGGCCAACCACACGTCCATCACGTAGAACGGTGGAATCCCTGCGCGAAGTGCGACGCGGTCGTTCATCTCACCCACGCTAGAGCACTCGGGCCTCGTGGTACTCGGTGTCGCCGACCAGCCGTCCGAGGTCGTCCAGCAGTGTTTCGGCGGTGGCGAGGTCGCCGCGCAGATCCCGGTCCTGGTCGTCGCGAGGCAGCACCGCGGCCAGCGACATCGCTTCGCCGACCACTCCCGTGAAGCTCTCGTGCAGGCCACGTTGCCGGAGCAGCCGGACGGCCCCGACGAGCTCGCAGCACAACAGCACCCGATATGCGCGCACCGACCGCTCGAGCTGCAGTGCGCTCTGGGAGGCGAAGGTGGCGTCCTCCTCCATCCCGCGGGACAGTACCAATGTGCCGACGGATGCGGGCTGCGCGGCGGCGCGGATCTCGGCGATCGCGCCCGCGGCGACGTACTCGACCATCATGAGCCCGGAGGAGCCGTCCTCGGCCGATGACAGAAAAGCCTTGCGGCCGTTGGTTTCGGGATCGTTGAGCATGCGGATGCGGGAATGGGTGATCGGGGCGGTCAGTGCCATCGCCAGCGTGGTCCCGTCGAGCTCCAGCGACAGTGCCGCCTGATAGAAGGCACCGTGATGCACCACCTGGTCGCCGTCGACGTCGAACAACGGGTTTTCCTGGGCGGTGTTCATCGTTCGTTCGAGCTGTGCGCCAAGAGATTTGAGGGCAGCGACGAGGCTGGCGTGGGCGACCGGGTAGACCCGCAATCCGTAGGGGTCCTGGATCCGGGCGGGGACATGGTCCTCGCGGCCTGCGCCGGTGGACAACGCCCGCAGGCGCGCGGCGACGGGGTCGACCTCGGGTGCGGCGGCGGCCCGGGCGGCGGCGGCCGAGAACGCCGAGGGGTTGCCGTCCAGCGCCAGGAAGCTCAGGGTGTAGATGACGCTCGACGCCCGCTCCAGCCTGTCGAGTTCGTCCACGGCAAGACAGCTGCGGCCGATGGTCAGCGCGCTGCTGCTCATGAACGGCAGCGCGCTGTCGGCATGCCACGGCGGCATCGGGCTCAACGGCCTGGTGGCCGGACGCTCACCCATCAGGGTCAGCGCGGTGCCTGCCAACGCGGCCAGGTCGCCGGTCCCGATGGACGCGTAGTGGCGTACCTCGGGCAGCGCGTCGTCGTTGAGCATCCGTTCCAGCCCGAGCAGGATCTCCGGGTCCAAACCCGCTCCGGGAACGCACAACTGCACCAGGCGCACCGCGAGCATGGCTCGGACGGTCCTGTCATCGAGTGGATCGCCCGCGTCCGTCGCATGGCTGCGCAGCAGACGCATCCCATAGGTGTCGTCTTCGGGCAGCACCGGCGTATCGCGATTGGCGCCCACACCGGTGGTGCGGCCGTAGGTGGCGAACCGCGAGCTCAGCTCGGCGGCGTGCTCGTGCATCCGGGCGATGGCCGCGCGGACGGACGGCGGCACCGACACCTTCTCCAGGCGGTCGGCCAGTGCCACAACGTCGGCGATCGTGCCCGCATCGTTCAGCACAATCATGCGAATTCCCCTTGTTTTCTTTCACTTGTGAGCGGCGCGTCCTATCATCACGGAACACCGAGGCATTCCGCTAGATGGCAACGAGATTTTACGCAATGGAAATCAGTCGGGCGTTTGACGAAACCTCACGGCCCTACCTTCGGTCGGGCGGATAGATCGGCGAAGCAGGACGGCGAAGGAGGACGCTGTGGTGGAAACGTCCACGCGGACGGTGGAACGGGCACTTGCCCTGCTCGCCACCGTCTGCGAGAGCGGCGGGACGAACCTCGTCGAGAGCGCCCGGGATTGCGATCTGGCGCCGAGCACCGCGCTGCGACTGCTGCGCACGCTCGAAACCACAGGCTTCGTCGCCAAAGACGAGGCCGGTATCTACCGGCCGGGCGGCCGGATCATCCAGTTGGGCGCGCAAGCCCTGAGCAACGAGTCACTGATCGAGCTGGCACAGCCGACCATGGAGGCTCTGGTCTCGGACACGGGCGAGTCGGCCTATCTGTCCGTGCGGGGGCACGACGACACCGCGATCTATCTCAACATCGTCGAGGGCACCCATTCGGTTCGGCACACCAGCTGGGTGGGGCGGACCGTTCCGTTGGACACGTCGGCTGTCGGACACGTGCTGCGCGGGGAGATCCCCGACGACGGGTACGTCGTCGTGGAACGTGGCGTCGAAGCAGACGTCACGGCCATCGCGTCCCCGGTGCGCTCGGAGGCCAGGATCGTCGCCGCGCTCAGCCTCGTCGTCCCGAGCTATCGGCTCACGGCGCCGAACACGGTGAGGTACGGCCACAAGCTGGTCTCCGCGGCCGCGGAGATCTCCGCCCGGCTGAGCCGACCCGCGAAACCCGAACCCTGAGAGAGATATTGATGATCACGTTCGAATCCGTCTCCAAGGTGTACGTCGACGGAACCGTCGCCGTCGACGACCTCACACTGACCGCGCCGAGCGGAATGATCACCACGGTGGTAGGTCCGTCGGGCTGCGGGAAGACCACGTCGTTGCGGATGATCAACCGGCTCATCGAACCCAGCTCCGGATCGATCCGGCTGGACGGCGTGGACAGCCAGTCCCTGGACCGGGTGGCCTTGCGCCGCAGGATCGGTTACGTCATCCAGAACGCGGGCCTGTTCCCGCATCGCACGGTGGTCGACAACATCGCCGCACTACCCCGGCTGCTCGGCGGCAGTAAAAAGGAAACCCGTTCCAAGGCAATGGAACTGTTGGAGCGCGTCGGCCTGGATGCGAAGTTCGCCAAGCGGTATCCCTGGCAGCTGTCCGGTGGTCAGCAGCAGCGCGTCGGTGTCGCGCGGGCCCTGGCCACCGATCCGCCCTTCCTGCTGATGGACGAACCCTTCAGCGCCGTCGACCCGATCGTTCGCAGCCAACTGCAGGACGAGTTCCTGCGGCTGCAGGCCGATATCTCCAAGACCATCGTGATGGTCACCCACGATATCGACGAGGCGCTCAAGCTCGGTGATCAGGTCGTGGTGCTGCGCGAGGGCGGATCCCTCGCACAGGCGGCGCCACCTGCCGAGCTGCTGGCAAGCCCCAACGATGCCTTCGTCGCCGACTTCGTCGGCTCGGCACGGGGTTACCGGGCGCTGGGATTCCACGGCTCCGATGACCGTCTCACGCTCCGACACGAGCCGACTGTCACGGTGGGACAGTCGATATCGGCCCTTCCGGTGCACCACGGACGATGGGTGCTGGCCGTCGACCAGGCACAGGTGCCGGTCGGCTGGGTCGATACCGAGCGCCTCAGCGGCGATCGGGTCCGCGATACCGACGTCAACCTCAGTGGCACCACGGCACGCCACGATGCCTCCCTGCGCGATCTGCTCAATTCGGCGCTGTCCAGTCCGAGCGGGCGCTGCGTGGTCACCGACGAAGCCGGAGTCCTGATGGGTACCGCAACCGACCACGACGTGATCGACGCGATCCGACGGGCGAGGGGAGTCGAGGAGGCATGAACTGGATCTCGCTGAACATCGATCGCATCGTTGCGCTGACCCTGAGCCACATCTGGCTGACGCTGGCGCCGACGGTGATCGGGCTGCTCGTGGCACTGCCGCTCGGTTGGTGGGCGCACCGCTCGGGTCGCGGGCACGCGGCCATCGTGGGAACCGCGGGCCTGCTCTACACCATCCCGTCGCTGGCGCTGTTCATCATCCTGCCGGTCATCCTCGGCACCAAGATTCTCGACCCGGTCAATGTCGTTGTGGCACTGACGCTGTACACGGTGGCGTTGTTGGTGCGCGTCGTGGCCGACGGTCTCGGGTCCGTGCCGCACGACACCGTCGCCGCGGCGGAGGCCATGGGGTACCGGGCATGGCAGCGACTGTTGCTGGTCGAACTTCCCGTGGCGGTCCCGGTGATCGCCGCGGGGCTGCGGGTGGCGGTGGTGTCCAACGTCAGCATCGTCACCATGGCTGCGCTGCTGGGCATCCCGCAGCTCGGGTCGTTGTTCACCCAGGGTTTCCAGCTGCGCCTCTATGAGCCGCTGATCACCGGCGTGGTGCTCTGCGCGGCGCTCGCCGTGATCTTCGACGGCCTCATCGTCTGGCTGAACAAGCTACTCACCCCGTGGCGGCAGCGGGCGGTGACCGCATGAACATCGTCGGATGGTTCACCGACCCGGCGAATTGGACCGGCTCCGGCGGGATCCCGGTACAGATCGGTTACCACCTGCTGTTCTCGGCCGTCGCACTCCTGATCGCAGCGGTGATCGCCGTGCCACTCGGCATCGTCATCGGCTACACCGGCCGTGGTGAGCTGGTGGTCGCCGGGTTGGCCAACGTGCTGCGCGCGCTGCCGTCGCTGGGCCTGCTGACCCTGCTGTTTCTCGTCATCTCGCCCGTGGTTGCAGGAAGACTCGTGTATGTCCTGCCCGCCATTGTCGTGCTGGTCCTGCTCGCGGTGCCGCCGATCCTCACCGGAACCTATGCAGGCATCCAGAATGCCGACGCCGACGCCGTCGGCGCGGCGCGCGGCATGGGGTTCACCAGAGGACAGATCCTGCTGCGGGTGCAACTTCCGTGCGCGTTGCCGCTGATGATCTCGGGGGTCCGCAGCTCCACGCTGCAGATCGTCTCGACCGCCACCATCGCCGCCTACCTCGGTCTTCAGGGCCTGGGTCGGTTCATCCTGGACGGCCGGGCGACGGCCAACTTCGCCGAAATGGCCGGTGGCGCAATCCTCGTCGCCCTGCTCGCCGTCGTACTCGAGCTCACCTTCGCATGGCTCGGCCGGCTGATCGTGTCACCCGGCCTGCGTCGGGCCGCTCCGAAATCCGCCTCACCCACCGTCAGTTTGGAGAAAGCATCATGAACAAGCGCCCATTCCTCGCCTGCGTCGGCCTCACCGCGGCACTCGTCCTGTCCGCCTGCGGCGCAGGTGGCGACCCGCTGTCCGGAGGCGGGGACAGCACGGGATCCGCGGGGTCACAGGTCATCGTCGGCTCCGCCGACTTCACCGAGAGCCAGCTGATCGCCAGCATCTACTCGCAGGCATTACAGGCCAAGGGAGTCGAGGTCAAGGAGCAGTTCAACATCGGCAGCCGCGAGGTGTACATCGAGGCGCTCAAGGACGGCTCGATCGACCTGGTCCCCGAGTACACGGGCGCGCTGTTGAGCCATCTGGATCCCAAGTCCACCGCGGCAACCCCTGAGGCAGTGACCGCGGAACTGAAAGAGAAACTCCCCGAGGGTATCTCGATGTTGACGCCGTCCGCGGCCGAGGACAAGGACGTCATCGCGGTCACCCAGGAAACCGCCGACACGTACCACCTGAAGACGATCTCCGATTTGGCGCCGGTGGCAGGCCGGCTGGTCTTGGGCGGGCCCGCGGAATGGAAGACCCGCGTACAGGGCGTGGTCGGCCTGCGTGATGTGTACGGGCTGCAGTTCAAGGACTTCGTCAGCCTCGACGCCGGCGGCACCCTGACGATGACGGCACTCACCAACGGTCAGATCCAGGCCGGGGACCTGTTCAGTACAGACCCGGGGCTGAAGGCCAACAAGCTGGTCGCCCTCGAAGACGACAAGAACCTGTTCGCGGCCGAGAACGTGGTGCCGCTGATCAAGTCGGGCAAGCAGAACGACACCATCACCCAGACGCTCGACGCGGTGTCGGCGAAACTCACCACCGAGGATCTCATCTCGATGAACGCCGAAGCCGCAACCGGGGCCAATCAGTCCGATATCGCCAAGAAGTGGCTGGCCGACTCCGGTCTCACCGACCAGTGAACCGCGACGATCCGTATGCGGTCTAGAACACCTCGGCTTCGAGCCGGCGCAGCTGCTCACGCGGCGGGCCGAGCAGCTGCGCGCTGCCGTGGGCTCGCTTGAAGTACAGCTGGATGTCGTGTTCCCAGGTGATCGCGATACCGCCGTGAATCTGGATAGCCTCCGACGTCACCGCCGACAGCGACTCGCTGGCGAAGTAACGCGCCAGCGCGGCCGACGTCGGTGACGGGGCCGCGATCGAGTCGTGCACGACGGCGCGTGCCGAGGCGACCTTGACGTACAGGTCGGCCATCCGGTGCTTGAGCGCCTGGAAGCTGCCGATCGGCCTGCCGAACTGCACCCGGTCCTTGCTGTAGGCCACGGTCAGGTCCAGGCACCGCGACGCCGCGCCGATCTGCTCGGCGGCGATGAGCAGCGCCGCGCTGTCGGCGATGCCCGGATCGTCACCGAGCGCGGTGGTCGCCCCGGGGATCACCGATGCGAGCCGACGCGTCATGTCCATGGTGGGTTTGGGCTGTGCGGTGAAAGTGTCCCACTGCGTGAGGGTTTCACCGTCGGCGGCGATCATCACGTCGGCGACGTCGCCGTTGATCACGAACTCGGGGTCGAACACCACGGTCCCGATGGCCGTGCCCTCCGCGAGGCCTTCGAGCGGTTCGGTGCGCCCGACCGACAGCAGCGCGAGCTCGGCGAGCGTGGTGCCCAGCAGCGGCGTCGGCACCAATGCCTTGCCCAGTTCCTCCAGAACCACTGCGGCGTCGGCCAATTCGCCGCCCGCGCCACCGAACTCCTCCGGGATCACCAGCGCCGCGGCGCCGACCTGCTCACACAGCAGCCGCCACAGGTCCGGGTCATAGCCCAGCTCGGATTCCATCGCCGCGCGCACCGCCTCCGGCGATGCGTGTTTCTCCACCAACGCGGCGACGGTATCCCGCAGCAGTTCGCGTTCTTCACTCACGTCAGGCCCTCCAGTACTCTGCGGCGGTGTAGCGCCGGATCCCCCCAAGCCGGGCGCAAAGCCTGCACCCGCAGCAACAACAACGACAGGTCGTGCTCCTGAGTGAACCCGATCGCGCCGTGGGTCTGCAGGGCCGACCTGGCGGACAGCAGCGCCGCGTCGGCGGCAGCCACCTTGGCCGCGCTCACGTCGCGGGCGGTGTCGGGTGAGCCTTCGGCCAGCGACAGCGCGGCGCCGTACACCAGCGGGCGGGCCAGTTCGATGGCGATGTGGACGTCGGCCAGTTTGTGCTTGATGGCCTGGTATGAGCCGATGACGCGGCCGAACTGGGTGCGCTGCTTGGCGTATTCCACGGCCTGGTCGAGCATGGCCTGACCGGCGCCCACCAACTGGGCGGCCGTGGCCAGCACGCCGAACTCGTAGGCCATGGCGGTGTCGGCGGCCACGGCGTCTCCGGCGGGTGAGACGTCGAACAGCCTGCGGGCGGGGTCGACGGATTCGTGGCGCTCACCGGCGGTTGCCCGGCGCACCTGGCCGTCGTGCGCGAACAGGATCAGGCCCGCGGTGTCGGCGTCGACGGCGCGGGGAACCTGCGGCGGCAGAGCCACGGTGGCGATCAGCTCACCAGAGGCCAGCGCACCGCAACGTTCGTCGTCGGCGAGCAGGATGGGCGCGACGGCGATGGACTCGGTGACCGGTCCGGGCACACCCCAGTAGCCGAGCCGTTCCAGCGCCACCACGAGATCGGCCGGGTGAGCCTCGATGCCGTCGAACTTCTCGGGGACCAGCAGCGCGGTCACCCCCAGATCGGTCAGCTGTGCCCAGACCTTGCGGCCCGCGGTGGTGTCACCCTCGCCCCACGCGCGGATCGCCGTTGGTACGTAGGCGGCGCCCAGCGCGGCGTCGATGCTTGCGGCGAAATCGCGCTGCTGATCGTCGGTTTCGAAGTTCATTTGCTCTTTCCCGCAGATTCGCGTGGCAGGCCCAGCAACCGTTCGGCGATGATGTTGCGCTGAATCTCGTTGGTGCCCGCGTAGATCGGGCCGCCCAGCGCGAACAGCAGACCGTGGGTCCAGTTGTTGGCAAGCTCGCCGTCCGCGCCCGCCAGATCCAGCGCGGTCTGGTGCAGCGCCACGTCGAGCTCGGACCAGAACACCTTGGTCACCGAAGATTCCGCACCCAGCTCGCCACCGTTGGCCAGGCGGGTCACCGTGCCGAACGTGTGCAGCCGGTAGGCCTGCGCCTTGATCCACGCATCGGCCACGCGATCGGTGAACGCCGGATCGGGGTTGGCCTTCCACCGCTGCACGAGGCGTTCGGCGGGGGCCAGGAAGCGTGCCGGGCTGCGCAGCGACATGCCGCGCTCATTGCTCGAGGTGCTCATCGCCGCGCGCCAGCCGTCGTGCACACCGCCGATCACGTCGTTGTCGGGCACGAACACGTCGTCGAAGAAGATCTCGCCGAAGCCGGTGTCCCCGCCGAGCTGCGCGATCGGGCGCACCGTGACGCCCTCGGCCTTGAGGTCGAACATGAAGTACGTCAGGCCCTTGTGGCGCTGCGCCTCGGGGTCGGACCGGAACAGCCCGAAACCGCGCTCCCCGAACACCGCCCGCGAGCTCCAGATCTTCTGCCCGTTGAGCAGCCAGCCGCCGTCGGTCCTGGTGGCCGTCGACCGCAGCGACGCCAGGTCGCTGCCCGACTCGGGCTCCGACCAGGCCTGGGCCCAGATCTCCTCGCCGCTGGCCATCTTCGGCAGCACGCGGTCGAGTTGTTCCTCGGTGCCGTGCGCGAACAGCGTCGGCGCCAGCATCGAGGTGCCGTTGGCGCTGGCCCGGCCCGGGGCACCGGCACGGAAGTACTCCTCTTCGAACACCACCCACTGCAGCAGCGTGGCGTCACGTCCGCCGTACTTCTTCGGCCAGGCGATCACCGACAGGCCCGCGTCGAAAAGCACCCTGTCCCAACGGCGGTGCTGCTCGAAGCCTTCCTTGGTGTCGTACGATTCGGTCGGGAACGAATCCCGGTTGGCGGCGAGGAACTCGCGAACCTCGGCTTGGAACTCGCGAGTGGCCTCGTCAATCTGCAGGTCCATCACACCTTCTCCCGTAGGGCCGGCTTGACCACTTTTCCACCCGGATTGCGTGGCAGCGCGTCGAGGAACTCGACCGATCGCGGGACCTTGAAGTTCGCCAGATGCTCGCGGGCATAGGCGATCACGGTGGCCTCGTCCAACTGCGCGCCGGGCCTGGTGACGACGAAGGCCTTGCCCACCTCGCCGAGGCGTTCGTCGGGAACGCCGATCACCGCGGACTCGGCCACGCCGTCCAACCGGGCGAGCACCTGTTCGATCTCGGCGGGGTAGACGTTGAACCCGCCGCAGATGTACATGTCCTTGAGTCGGTCGGTGATGGTGAGGTTGCCCGCGGCGTCGAGTTTCCCGATGTCACCGGTGTGCAGCCACCCGTCGGCGTCGATCGCCGCCGCGGTGGCCTCGTCGTCGTCGAGGTAGCCGAGCATCACGTTCGGGCCGCGCAGCAGCACCTCGCCCGAATCGCCCAGGCGCAGTTCGAAATCGGCGATCGGCCGGCCACATGTGGTGGCGACGGTGACCGCGTCGTCGTCCGGGCGGCACATCGTGCCGAACCCGGCGGCCTCGGTCAGCCCGTACGCGGTGAGCACGATGTCGATGTCCAGTTCGGTCTGCATGCGTTCGATCAGCACCACCGGCACCACGGCAGCGCCGGTCACCGCGAACCGCAACGAGCTCAGGTCGTAGCCGCCGCGGCCCGGGTGGTCGAGCAGCGTCTGGTAGATGGTCGGCGGACCGGGCAACACCGTGATCTCGTGCTCGGCAACCGCTTTCATGGTCTGCTCGGGGTCGAACGTCAGCATCGGGTACAGCGTCGCGCCGGTCTGCAGGCATGCCAGGATCCCGGCCTTGTACCCGAAGTTGTGGAAGAACGGGTTGATGCACAGGTAACGGTCGGCGCTGGTGACCTGCCCGCACTCGGCCCATGCGGCCGACCCGTCGAGCGACTGGCGGTGCGCGCAGCGCACCCCCTTGCTGCGGCCGGTGGTGCCGGAGGTGAACAGGATGTCGGAGACGTCGTCGGGGGACACCGCCGCCGCGCGGGCGTCGACCTCGGCCAGTGCCGCGTCGTCGGCGCGCGAGGTGAATTCCTCCCAGTCGCCGTCATTTTCGTCGATCGGCACGCGCACGATGTGTCGCAGGGCGGGCAGCGCGGCGCGGTCGAGGTCGGCGGTCCTGTCGGTGCCGAGGAACTTCCCCGACGCGATCAGCAGCGGTGCGCCCGTGCGGACCAGGATGTCGGTCGCCTCGCTCGCGGTGTAGCGCGTGTTGAGCGGGACGACGACGCCGCCGGCGTAGTGCGTGGCGAGGCTGGCCACCACCCAGTGCCAGGTGTTCGGCGACCAGATCGCGACCCGGTCGCCCGGTGCGACGCCGAGGGCGATCATCGCCGCGGACGCGCGCCGGACCTCGTCGCGCAACTGCGCATAGGTCAGTCGACGATCGGGGCTGACCACGGCGTCGTGGTCGGGGAACTGCGCAGCCACCCGGTCCAGCACCGCTGGAACGGTTCTGACCCCCCGGTCGCTGCGCGCGTGACCAACGGCGCTCGTCATCAGTGCTCCTCTAACAAAGCAAGTGCTTGGTAGGTTAGCCTACAAGGGTGATAGAGGTCCAGGAGTTCCGGGCCGAGGTCCGGCAGTGGCTCGCAGACAATCTCGTCGGCGAATACGCCGCGCTCAAAGGACTCGGCGGGCCGGGGCGTGAGCATGAGGCATTCGAGGAACGTCGAGCGTGGAATCAGCACCTGGCCGCGGCAGGCCTGACCTGCCTCGGCTGGCCCGTCGAGCACGGAGGACGGGGGCTGTCGGTGGCCCACCGCGTCGCGTTCTACGAGGAGTACGCGCGCGCCGACGCACCCGACAAGGTCAACCACTTCGGTGAGGAACT
This region of Mycolicibacterium goodii genomic DNA includes:
- a CDS encoding pyridoxal phosphate-dependent aminotransferase, whose protein sequence is MNDRVALRAGIPPFYVMDVWLAAAERQRTHGDLVNLSAGQPSAGAPAPVRDAAAAALGRNQLGYTVALGIPELREQIAQTYRARHHIDVGVDDVVLTTGSSGGFLLTFLACFDAGDRVAIASPGYPCYRNILSALGCEVVEIECGPETRYQPTVAMLDALDPPVQGVIVASPANPTGTVIAPEELAAIARWCDASGVRLVSDEIYHGLVYEGAPETTCAWETSRDAVVVNSFSKYFAMTGWRLGWLLVPERLRRAVDCLTGNFTICPPALAQYAALAAFTPESLAETEGLLAHYAENRQLLLNGLRGLGVDRLAPADGAFYVYADVSKYTADSLQFCEKLLNDTGVAIAPGVDFDTVRGTSHVRFSFAGPTHDIEEALRRIGPWLG
- a CDS encoding aromatic amino acid lyase, translating into MIVLNDAGTIADVVALADRLEKVSVPPSVRAAIARMHEHAAELSSRFATYGRTTGVGANRDTPVLPEDDTYGMRLLRSHATDAGDPLDDRTVRAMLAVRLVQLCVPGAGLDPEILLGLERMLNDDALPEVRHYASIGTGDLAALAGTALTLMGERPATRPLSPMPPWHADSALPFMSSSALTIGRSCLAVDELDRLERASSVIYTLSFLALDGNPSAFSAAAARAAAAPEVDPVAARLRALSTGAGREDHVPARIQDPYGLRVYPVAHASLVAALKSLGAQLERTMNTAQENPLFDVDGDQVVHHGAFYQAALSLELDGTTLAMALTAPITHSRIRMLNDPETNGRKAFLSSAEDGSSGLMMVEYVAAGAIAEIRAAAQPASVGTLVLSRGMEEDATFASQSALQLERSVRAYRVLLCCELVGAVRLLRQRGLHESFTGVVGEAMSLAAVLPRDDQDRDLRGDLATAETLLDDLGRLVGDTEYHEARVL
- a CDS encoding IclR family transcriptional regulator; the protein is METSTRTVERALALLATVCESGGTNLVESARDCDLAPSTALRLLRTLETTGFVAKDEAGIYRPGGRIIQLGAQALSNESLIELAQPTMEALVSDTGESAYLSVRGHDDTAIYLNIVEGTHSVRHTSWVGRTVPLDTSAVGHVLRGEIPDDGYVVVERGVEADVTAIASPVRSEARIVAALSLVVPSYRLTAPNTVRYGHKLVSAAAEISARLSRPAKPEP
- a CDS encoding ABC transporter ATP-binding protein — encoded protein: MITFESVSKVYVDGTVAVDDLTLTAPSGMITTVVGPSGCGKTTSLRMINRLIEPSSGSIRLDGVDSQSLDRVALRRRIGYVIQNAGLFPHRTVVDNIAALPRLLGGSKKETRSKAMELLERVGLDAKFAKRYPWQLSGGQQQRVGVARALATDPPFLLMDEPFSAVDPIVRSQLQDEFLRLQADISKTIVMVTHDIDEALKLGDQVVVLREGGSLAQAAPPAELLASPNDAFVADFVGSARGYRALGFHGSDDRLTLRHEPTVTVGQSISALPVHHGRWVLAVDQAQVPVGWVDTERLSGDRVRDTDVNLSGTTARHDASLRDLLNSALSSPSGRCVVTDEAGVLMGTATDHDVIDAIRRARGVEEA
- a CDS encoding ABC transporter permease, whose amino-acid sequence is MNWISLNIDRIVALTLSHIWLTLAPTVIGLLVALPLGWWAHRSGRGHAAIVGTAGLLYTIPSLALFIILPVILGTKILDPVNVVVALTLYTVALLVRVVADGLGSVPHDTVAAAEAMGYRAWQRLLLVELPVAVPVIAAGLRVAVVSNVSIVTMAALLGIPQLGSLFTQGFQLRLYEPLITGVVLCAALAVIFDGLIVWLNKLLTPWRQRAVTA
- a CDS encoding ABC transporter permease, which gives rise to MNIVGWFTDPANWTGSGGIPVQIGYHLLFSAVALLIAAVIAVPLGIVIGYTGRGELVVAGLANVLRALPSLGLLTLLFLVISPVVAGRLVYVLPAIVVLVLLAVPPILTGTYAGIQNADADAVGAARGMGFTRGQILLRVQLPCALPLMISGVRSSTLQIVSTATIAAYLGLQGLGRFILDGRATANFAEMAGGAILVALLAVVLELTFAWLGRLIVSPGLRRAAPKSASPTVSLEKAS
- a CDS encoding ABC transporter substrate-binding protein encodes the protein MNKRPFLACVGLTAALVLSACGAGGDPLSGGGDSTGSAGSQVIVGSADFTESQLIASIYSQALQAKGVEVKEQFNIGSREVYIEALKDGSIDLVPEYTGALLSHLDPKSTAATPEAVTAELKEKLPEGISMLTPSAAEDKDVIAVTQETADTYHLKTISDLAPVAGRLVLGGPAEWKTRVQGVVGLRDVYGLQFKDFVSLDAGGTLTMTALTNGQIQAGDLFSTDPGLKANKLVALEDDKNLFAAENVVPLIKSGKQNDTITQTLDAVSAKLTTEDLISMNAEAATGANQSDIAKKWLADSGLTDQ
- a CDS encoding acyl-CoA dehydrogenase family protein, encoding MSEERELLRDTVAALVEKHASPEAVRAAMESELGYDPDLWRLLCEQVGAAALVIPEEFGGAGGELADAAVVLEELGKALVPTPLLGTTLAELALLSVGRTEPLEGLAEGTAIGTVVFDPEFVINGDVADVMIAADGETLTQWDTFTAQPKPTMDMTRRLASVIPGATTALGDDPGIADSAALLIAAEQIGAASRCLDLTVAYSKDRVQFGRPIGSFQALKHRMADLYVKVASARAVVHDSIAAPSPTSAALARYFASESLSAVTSEAIQIHGGIAITWEHDIQLYFKRAHGSAQLLGPPREQLRRLEAEVF
- a CDS encoding acyl-CoA dehydrogenase gives rise to the protein MNFETDDQQRDFAASIDAALGAAYVPTAIRAWGEGDTTAGRKVWAQLTDLGVTALLVPEKFDGIEAHPADLVVALERLGYWGVPGPVTESIAVAPILLADDERCGALASGELIATVALPPQVPRAVDADTAGLILFAHDGQVRRATAGERHESVDPARRLFDVSPAGDAVAADTAMAYEFGVLATAAQLVGAGQAMLDQAVEYAKQRTQFGRVIGSYQAIKHKLADVHIAIELARPLVYGAALSLAEGSPDTARDVSAAKVAAADAALLSARSALQTHGAIGFTQEHDLSLLLLRVQALRPAWGDPALHRRRVLEGLT